A single region of the Salicibibacter cibi genome encodes:
- a CDS encoding polysaccharide deacetylase family protein, whose product MMFKTRFLQLFIGLLVVIVGFTAWQLPHTSEDTVDTWTEEAEELQTEESGEDIRQQIQEAQEEFNEPPIDAFIDDVWKGIPGYNGRVIDVSESYENMKEHDRYAEELLVFRDTVPEVSYEDLPPTPFYKANPNKPMVGFVINVAWGNEHLPTILNELNEQDVQATFFLDGSWVRDYPRIARMIKEEGHEIGNHAYSHSDMASLSTEEIRSELEETNEVIEATLNEDPQWFTPPSGSFRNEVVEIAHELGMYTVLWTVDTIDWQNPDPDAMVERVTNQIHPGATVLMHPTEPTAESIGAMIEQIRDQDLEIGTISSVMSENRMSGPQRSSEEEEDDELLFNE is encoded by the coding sequence ATGATGTTTAAAACGAGGTTTTTACAATTGTTCATAGGTCTTCTCGTTGTCATTGTAGGCTTTACCGCTTGGCAACTTCCCCATACATCGGAGGATACCGTTGATACATGGACGGAAGAAGCAGAAGAATTGCAAACCGAAGAAAGCGGGGAAGATATCCGCCAGCAGATTCAAGAAGCACAAGAGGAGTTCAATGAACCCCCCATTGACGCTTTCATTGATGACGTTTGGAAAGGAATTCCCGGTTATAATGGTCGTGTGATTGATGTTTCGGAATCATATGAAAACATGAAAGAACATGACCGTTACGCCGAAGAACTCCTTGTTTTCCGTGATACGGTCCCTGAAGTGTCCTATGAAGATTTGCCACCAACGCCTTTTTATAAAGCAAATCCAAACAAGCCGATGGTCGGCTTTGTCATAAATGTTGCCTGGGGGAACGAGCATCTTCCAACCATTTTGAATGAGTTAAATGAACAGGATGTACAGGCAACGTTTTTTCTGGATGGGTCTTGGGTACGCGACTATCCCCGGATCGCCCGCATGATTAAGGAAGAAGGCCATGAAATAGGCAACCATGCATATTCCCATTCTGATATGGCTTCTTTATCGACTGAAGAAATAAGAAGCGAATTGGAAGAAACGAATGAAGTAATTGAAGCAACATTAAATGAAGATCCGCAATGGTTTACGCCACCATCGGGAAGTTTCAGGAATGAAGTCGTGGAAATAGCCCACGAACTGGGCATGTATACCGTGCTGTGGACCGTCGATACGATTGATTGGCAAAATCCCGATCCGGATGCTATGGTGGAACGAGTAACGAATCAAATACATCCGGGCGCGACCGTCCTGATGCACCCTACAGAGCCGACAGCTGAAAGCATCGGCGCGATGATTGAGCAGATTCGGGATCAGGATTTGGAGATAGGCACGATCTCTTCAGTCATGAGTGAAAATCGGATGAGCGGACCACAAAGATCATCAGAGGAAGAGGAGGACGATGAGCTATTGTTCAACGAATGA